The sequence AACTTCAAAAGGTATCGTGGTTCCTTTTAACGGAAGCAAAACAAGATTCTTTTTTGCCCTGTTAACAGCTTTTTTAATGGCTTCCGGAACTTCCCTTGCCTTGCCAAGCCCGTAACCTACATAGCCGTGTCCGTCGCCTACAACCACCAGGCAGCTGAACTTAAACCTTTTGCCGCCTTTTACAACTTTGGCAACCCTGTTTATGGCAATTATTCTTTCTTTTAAATCCAACTTTGTCGAATCAATCCTTACTCTCAAAACGGCCTCCCGTAATCTAAATTAGAATTTTACTCCGCCTTCGCGAACCGCGTCAGCAAAAGCTTTTACA is a genomic window of Candidatus Goldiibacteriota bacterium HGW-Goldbacteria-1 containing:
- a CDS encoding 30S ribosomal protein S5 translates to MRVRIDSTKLDLKERIIAINRVAKVVKGGKRFKFSCLVVVGDGHGYVGYGLGKAREVPEAIKKAVNRAKKNLVLLPLKGTTIPFEVTAESDAAKVLLKPACAGTGVIAGSAVRAIVESAGVHDIISKCLGKTTNPFNVVYATFKAIDMLCDPEKIIALRKGK